One region of Pogona vitticeps strain Pit_001003342236 chromosome 1, PviZW2.1, whole genome shotgun sequence genomic DNA includes:
- the FIGN gene encoding fidgetin isoform X2, with the protein MISSTSVYGLKMQWTPEHAQWPEQHFDITSTTRSPAHKVEAYRGHLQRTYQYAWANDDISALTASNLLKKYAEKYSGILEGPAERPLLSNYSEPPPGLVNGRKSESEPWQPSLNSEGVYPMNCVPDVITASKAGVSTALPPADVSASIGSSPGVASNLTEPSYSSSTCGSHTVPSLHSGLPSQEYATGYNGSYLHTSYSGQTAPALPSPHPSPLHSSGLLQPPPPPPPPPALVPGYNGTSNLSSYTYPSASYPPQSAVGPGYSPGGAPPPSAYLPSGIPAPTPLPPTTVPGYTYQGHGLTPLAPSALTNSSASSLKRKAFYMAGQGEMDSSYGNYSYGQQRSTQSPMYRMPDNSISNANRGNGFDRNAEPSSLAFKPTKQIMASEQQRKFSQSSRALTPPSYSSTKNSLGSRASEPFGKYSSPVMNEHGDEHRQLLPHPMQGPGLRAATSSSHSVDEQLKNTDAHLIDLVTNEIINQGPPVDWNDIAGLDLVKAVIKEEVLWPVLRSDAFNGLTALPRSILFFGPRGTGKTLMGRCIASQLGATFFKITGSGLVTKWLGEGEQIVHASFLVARCRQPSVIFVSDIDVLLSSQVNEEHSPVCRMRTEFLMQLDTVLTSAEDQIVVICATSKPEEIDESLRRYFMKRLLIPLPDSTARHQIIVQLLSQHNYCLNDKEVALLVQRTEGFSGLDVAHLCQEAVVGPLHAMPATDLSAIMPSQLRPVTYQDFENAFCKIQPSISQKELDTYIEWNKMFGCSQ; encoded by the coding sequence GCTTGAAGATGCAGTGGACGCCAGAGCATGCCCAGTGGCCAGAGCAGCACTTTGATATCACTTCAACGACGCGGTCTCCTGCCCACAAGGTAGAAGCTTACCGTGGACACCTGCAGCGCACCTACCAGTATGCTTGGGCTAATGATGACATCTCTGCTCTAACTGCCTCAAATCTGCTTAaaaaatatgcagaaaaataTTCTGGCATTTTGGAGGGGCCAGCCGAACGGCCCTTGCTGAGTAACTATTCAGAGCCTCCGCCGGGGCTGGTGAATGGGCGCAAGAGTGAGAGTGAACCCTGGCAGCCTTCCCTGAACTCTGAGGGTGTCTACCCTATGAACTGTGTTCCCGATGTTATTACTGCCAGCAAAGCTGGAGTAAGTACTGCCCTCCCGCCAGCAGATGTCTCTGCCAGTATAGGGAGTTCACCTGGGGTGGCCAGTAACCTGACAGAACCTAGCTATTCTAGTAGTACCTGTGGAAGTCATACTGTACCTAGTCTGCATTCAGGGCTCCCATCTCAGGAATATGCCACGGGATACAATGGATCTTACTTGCATACGAGTTACAGTGGCCAGACAGCACCTGCACTTCCCTCGCCTCACCCATCCCCACTGCATAGTTCTGGCCTGTTAcagccgcccccgccgccccctcccccaccaGCCCTAGTGCCAGGCTACAATGGGACCTCTAACCTTTCCAGTTATACCTATCCATCTGCCAGTTATCCCCCTCAAAGTGCCGTTGGGCCTGGCTATAGCCCTGGCGGTGCCCCTCCTCCCTCAGCATATCTGCCGTCAGGAATTCCTGCCCCAACTCCTCTTCCCCCTACCACAGTACCTGGTTACACCTACCAGGGTCACGGCTTAACACCCCTTGCCCCGTCTGCCCTGACCAACAGTTCAGCCAGTTCTCTCAAAAGGAAAGCTTTCTACATGGCAGGACAAGGAGAGATGGACTCCAGTTATGGAAATTACAGCTACGGCCAACAGAGATCTACACAAAGTCCCATGTACAGGATGCCTGACAACAGCATTTCAAATGCCAACAGAGGGAATGGCTTTGACAGAAATGCTGAGCCGTCGTCCTTAGCATTTAAGCCAACAAAGCAGATAATGGCTTCTGAACAGCAAAGGAAATTCAGCCAGTCCAGCCGGGCTCTGACGCCCCCTTCTTACAGCAGTACTAAAAATTCACTTGGGTCGAGGGCAAGTGAACCGTTTGGGAAGTACAGCTCCCCAGTCATGAACGAACACGGTGACGAACATAGGCAGCTCCTTCCCCACCCGATGCAAGGCCCGGGACTTCGTGCAGCTACCTCATCCAGCCACTCTGTGGACGAGCAACTGAAGAATACTGACGCGCACCTCATTGACCTGGTAACCAATGAGATTATCAACCAAGGACCTCCTGTGGACTGGAATGACATTGCTGGTCTAGATTTGGTAAAGGCTGTCATTAAAGAGGAGGTTTTATGGCCAGTATTGAGGTCAGATGCGTTCAATGGGCTGACTGCTCTACCTCGGAGCATCCTTTTCTTTGGACCTCGGGGAACAGGCAAAACATTAATGGGCCGATGTATAGCTAGCCAGCTGGGAGCCACATTTTTCAAAATCACCGGCTCTGGTCTTGTCACAAAGTGGTTAGGGGAAGGAGAACAAATTGTTCATGCCTCCTTCCTGGTGGCAAGGTGTCGCCAGCCCTCCGTGATTTTTGTCAGTGACATTGATGTGCTCCTTTCGTCCCAAGTGAATGAAGAACACAGTCCAGTATGTCGGATGAGAACCGAGTTCCTTATGCAGCTGGACACTGTGCTAACCTCTGCTGAGGACCAAATAGTAGTAATTTGTGCCACCAGTAAACCGGAAGAAATAGATGAATCTCTTCGAAGGTACTTCATGAAACGACTTTTAATCCCACTTCCTGACAGCACAGCGAGGCACCAGATAATAGTACAACTGCTCTCACAGCACAATTACTGTCTCAATGACAAGGAGGTTGCACTGCTTGTCCAGCGTACAGAAGGCTTTTCGGGACTAGATGTTGCTCATTTGTGTCAGGAAGCGGTAGTCGGCCCGCTCCATGCCATGCCAGCCACAGACCTTTCAGCCATTATGCCCAGCCAGCTGAGGCCTGTTACATATCAAGACTTTGAAAATGCTTTCTGCAAGATTCAGCCAAGCATATCTCAAAAGGAGCTCGATACATACATTGAATGGAACAAAATGTTTGGTTGCAGTCAgtga
- the FIGN gene encoding fidgetin isoform X1 yields MISSTSVYATLEEIYLLQSGLWGSERGLKMQWTPEHAQWPEQHFDITSTTRSPAHKVEAYRGHLQRTYQYAWANDDISALTASNLLKKYAEKYSGILEGPAERPLLSNYSEPPPGLVNGRKSESEPWQPSLNSEGVYPMNCVPDVITASKAGVSTALPPADVSASIGSSPGVASNLTEPSYSSSTCGSHTVPSLHSGLPSQEYATGYNGSYLHTSYSGQTAPALPSPHPSPLHSSGLLQPPPPPPPPPALVPGYNGTSNLSSYTYPSASYPPQSAVGPGYSPGGAPPPSAYLPSGIPAPTPLPPTTVPGYTYQGHGLTPLAPSALTNSSASSLKRKAFYMAGQGEMDSSYGNYSYGQQRSTQSPMYRMPDNSISNANRGNGFDRNAEPSSLAFKPTKQIMASEQQRKFSQSSRALTPPSYSSTKNSLGSRASEPFGKYSSPVMNEHGDEHRQLLPHPMQGPGLRAATSSSHSVDEQLKNTDAHLIDLVTNEIINQGPPVDWNDIAGLDLVKAVIKEEVLWPVLRSDAFNGLTALPRSILFFGPRGTGKTLMGRCIASQLGATFFKITGSGLVTKWLGEGEQIVHASFLVARCRQPSVIFVSDIDVLLSSQVNEEHSPVCRMRTEFLMQLDTVLTSAEDQIVVICATSKPEEIDESLRRYFMKRLLIPLPDSTARHQIIVQLLSQHNYCLNDKEVALLVQRTEGFSGLDVAHLCQEAVVGPLHAMPATDLSAIMPSQLRPVTYQDFENAFCKIQPSISQKELDTYIEWNKMFGCSQ; encoded by the coding sequence GCTTGAAGATGCAGTGGACGCCAGAGCATGCCCAGTGGCCAGAGCAGCACTTTGATATCACTTCAACGACGCGGTCTCCTGCCCACAAGGTAGAAGCTTACCGTGGACACCTGCAGCGCACCTACCAGTATGCTTGGGCTAATGATGACATCTCTGCTCTAACTGCCTCAAATCTGCTTAaaaaatatgcagaaaaataTTCTGGCATTTTGGAGGGGCCAGCCGAACGGCCCTTGCTGAGTAACTATTCAGAGCCTCCGCCGGGGCTGGTGAATGGGCGCAAGAGTGAGAGTGAACCCTGGCAGCCTTCCCTGAACTCTGAGGGTGTCTACCCTATGAACTGTGTTCCCGATGTTATTACTGCCAGCAAAGCTGGAGTAAGTACTGCCCTCCCGCCAGCAGATGTCTCTGCCAGTATAGGGAGTTCACCTGGGGTGGCCAGTAACCTGACAGAACCTAGCTATTCTAGTAGTACCTGTGGAAGTCATACTGTACCTAGTCTGCATTCAGGGCTCCCATCTCAGGAATATGCCACGGGATACAATGGATCTTACTTGCATACGAGTTACAGTGGCCAGACAGCACCTGCACTTCCCTCGCCTCACCCATCCCCACTGCATAGTTCTGGCCTGTTAcagccgcccccgccgccccctcccccaccaGCCCTAGTGCCAGGCTACAATGGGACCTCTAACCTTTCCAGTTATACCTATCCATCTGCCAGTTATCCCCCTCAAAGTGCCGTTGGGCCTGGCTATAGCCCTGGCGGTGCCCCTCCTCCCTCAGCATATCTGCCGTCAGGAATTCCTGCCCCAACTCCTCTTCCCCCTACCACAGTACCTGGTTACACCTACCAGGGTCACGGCTTAACACCCCTTGCCCCGTCTGCCCTGACCAACAGTTCAGCCAGTTCTCTCAAAAGGAAAGCTTTCTACATGGCAGGACAAGGAGAGATGGACTCCAGTTATGGAAATTACAGCTACGGCCAACAGAGATCTACACAAAGTCCCATGTACAGGATGCCTGACAACAGCATTTCAAATGCCAACAGAGGGAATGGCTTTGACAGAAATGCTGAGCCGTCGTCCTTAGCATTTAAGCCAACAAAGCAGATAATGGCTTCTGAACAGCAAAGGAAATTCAGCCAGTCCAGCCGGGCTCTGACGCCCCCTTCTTACAGCAGTACTAAAAATTCACTTGGGTCGAGGGCAAGTGAACCGTTTGGGAAGTACAGCTCCCCAGTCATGAACGAACACGGTGACGAACATAGGCAGCTCCTTCCCCACCCGATGCAAGGCCCGGGACTTCGTGCAGCTACCTCATCCAGCCACTCTGTGGACGAGCAACTGAAGAATACTGACGCGCACCTCATTGACCTGGTAACCAATGAGATTATCAACCAAGGACCTCCTGTGGACTGGAATGACATTGCTGGTCTAGATTTGGTAAAGGCTGTCATTAAAGAGGAGGTTTTATGGCCAGTATTGAGGTCAGATGCGTTCAATGGGCTGACTGCTCTACCTCGGAGCATCCTTTTCTTTGGACCTCGGGGAACAGGCAAAACATTAATGGGCCGATGTATAGCTAGCCAGCTGGGAGCCACATTTTTCAAAATCACCGGCTCTGGTCTTGTCACAAAGTGGTTAGGGGAAGGAGAACAAATTGTTCATGCCTCCTTCCTGGTGGCAAGGTGTCGCCAGCCCTCCGTGATTTTTGTCAGTGACATTGATGTGCTCCTTTCGTCCCAAGTGAATGAAGAACACAGTCCAGTATGTCGGATGAGAACCGAGTTCCTTATGCAGCTGGACACTGTGCTAACCTCTGCTGAGGACCAAATAGTAGTAATTTGTGCCACCAGTAAACCGGAAGAAATAGATGAATCTCTTCGAAGGTACTTCATGAAACGACTTTTAATCCCACTTCCTGACAGCACAGCGAGGCACCAGATAATAGTACAACTGCTCTCACAGCACAATTACTGTCTCAATGACAAGGAGGTTGCACTGCTTGTCCAGCGTACAGAAGGCTTTTCGGGACTAGATGTTGCTCATTTGTGTCAGGAAGCGGTAGTCGGCCCGCTCCATGCCATGCCAGCCACAGACCTTTCAGCCATTATGCCCAGCCAGCTGAGGCCTGTTACATATCAAGACTTTGAAAATGCTTTCTGCAAGATTCAGCCAAGCATATCTCAAAAGGAGCTCGATACATACATTGAATGGAACAAAATGTTTGGTTGCAGTCAgtga